Proteins encoded together in one Vogesella indigofera window:
- a CDS encoding amidohydrolase family protein, translated as MQHPFWLRNVRPYGGAAEDIEIVAGRIGARRPAANLPLAADDLDGGGQLLTPPLVEAHTHLDKTLWSLPWQPHSAADNLRARIDNERRILREQTVPIAARAGALLEHCIAQGTQLLRCHVDADPELGWSHIDAMLALRERYAGLIDIELVTFPQAGLVTRPGAAELMRRALEAGVEVVGGLDPCGIDGDPVAQLTQVFELAAEFDRGVDIHLHDGGELGLWQIARICDFTEQYRRQGRVMLSHAFCLGMLPWPKVAPLAARLAANGISIVTTAPADIGVPPFAELTAAGVTVCLGSDGIRDAWSPMGNGDMLERVMLQAYRFYERTDEGLRAAFDAGTVNGARAMGHADYGLAPGKPANFLLLPVQTVGEAIALRPPQRTLIRHGRVIVRDGVLLDSLLALP; from the coding sequence ATGCAACACCCATTTTGGCTGCGTAATGTGCGCCCCTACGGCGGCGCGGCAGAAGACATCGAAATCGTGGCCGGCCGCATCGGCGCGCGCCGCCCGGCGGCCAACCTGCCGCTGGCAGCGGACGACCTCGACGGCGGCGGCCAGCTGCTGACCCCGCCCTTGGTGGAGGCGCACACCCACCTCGACAAGACGCTGTGGAGCCTGCCGTGGCAGCCGCACAGCGCCGCCGACAACCTGCGCGCGCGCATCGACAACGAGCGCCGCATCCTGCGCGAGCAGACGGTGCCGATCGCCGCGCGCGCCGGCGCGCTGCTGGAGCACTGCATCGCGCAGGGCACCCAGCTGCTGCGCTGCCACGTGGATGCCGACCCGGAACTGGGCTGGTCGCATATCGACGCCATGCTGGCGCTGCGCGAACGCTATGCCGGGCTGATCGATATCGAGCTGGTCACCTTCCCGCAGGCTGGCCTCGTCACCCGCCCCGGCGCCGCTGAGCTGATGCGGCGGGCGCTGGAAGCCGGGGTGGAGGTGGTGGGCGGGCTGGACCCGTGCGGCATCGACGGCGACCCGGTCGCGCAGCTGACGCAGGTGTTCGAACTGGCCGCCGAGTTCGACCGCGGCGTGGACATCCACCTGCACGACGGTGGCGAGCTGGGACTGTGGCAGATCGCGCGCATCTGCGACTTTACCGAGCAGTACCGGCGGCAGGGGCGGGTGATGCTCAGCCACGCCTTTTGCCTCGGCATGCTGCCGTGGCCGAAAGTGGCGCCGCTGGCGGCAAGGTTGGCCGCAAACGGCATCAGCATCGTCACCACCGCGCCGGCGGACATCGGGGTGCCGCCGTTTGCCGAGCTGACGGCGGCGGGGGTGACGGTGTGCCTCGGCTCGGATGGCATCCGCGACGCCTGGTCGCCGATGGGCAACGGCGACATGCTGGAGCGGGTGATGCTGCAGGCCTACCGCTTCTACGAGCGCACCGACGAGGGGCTGCGGGCGGCGTTCGACGCCGGCACCGTCAACGGCGCCCGCGCCATGGGCCACGCCGACTACGGGCTGGCGCCGGGCAAGCCGGCCAACTTCCTGCTGCTGCCGGTGCAGACGGTGGGCGAGGCCATCGCGCTGCGCCCGCCGCAGCGCACACTGATCCGCCACGGCCGGGTGATCGTCCGTGACGGCGTGCTGCTCGACAGCCTGCTGGCGTTGCCGTAA
- a CDS encoding methyl-accepting chemotaxis protein translates to MFNTRLKQQISTLQQQLRTQQAIASALERSFASVHFDVARRVVAANQNFLDTLGYRQLGDILGQPHSLFCASDYVASRDYAQFWAHLQRGEPFQGKVQRVTATGEVVWLEATYSPIIDAAGQISGYVKFATDITARVREAAHNRSVLQALDRAMATIEFRPDGTIVGANDNFLRTMGYRLEQLRGQHHRLLCEREFGDSAEYEQLWQRLRRGEFFAGQIRRRHHDGRTVWLEASYNPVLDENQQVVSVIKFATDISARVEQVQQERDSAQFAYSSSRQTLDWSDSGVAGIRQSVDEIRQMAGSIEAASHTVQQLGARSLQITSIVQTIKDIADQTNLLALNAAIEAARAGETGRGFAVVADEVRKLAERTSASTTEIAAMVGDIQQQTGSAVQSMAQILQQAQHSVTLTQRAGSTIAQIRDGAHAVVEAIGRFTHLKS, encoded by the coding sequence ATGTTCAATACCCGGCTCAAGCAGCAGATCAGCACGCTGCAACAGCAGCTGCGCACCCAGCAGGCGATTGCCAGCGCGCTGGAGCGTTCCTTTGCCAGCGTCCATTTTGATGTGGCGCGCAGGGTGGTGGCGGCCAACCAGAACTTTCTGGACACACTGGGTTACCGCCAGCTCGGCGATATCCTCGGCCAGCCGCACAGCCTGTTCTGCGCCAGCGACTATGTCGCGAGCCGTGATTACGCGCAGTTCTGGGCGCACTTGCAGCGCGGCGAGCCGTTCCAGGGCAAGGTGCAGCGCGTTACCGCCACGGGCGAGGTGGTGTGGCTGGAGGCGACGTACAGTCCGATCATCGACGCCGCCGGCCAGATCAGCGGCTACGTGAAGTTCGCAACCGACATCACCGCCCGCGTGCGCGAGGCGGCGCACAACCGCTCGGTGCTGCAGGCGCTGGATCGCGCGATGGCGACCATCGAATTCCGCCCCGATGGGACGATCGTCGGCGCCAACGACAATTTCCTGCGCACCATGGGCTACCGACTGGAGCAGCTGCGCGGCCAGCATCACCGTCTGCTGTGCGAGCGCGAGTTCGGCGACAGCGCGGAGTACGAGCAGCTGTGGCAGCGCCTGCGCCGCGGCGAGTTCTTCGCCGGCCAGATCCGGCGCCGCCACCACGACGGCCGCACGGTGTGGCTGGAGGCCAGCTACAACCCGGTGCTGGACGAAAACCAGCAGGTGGTCAGCGTGATCAAGTTCGCCACCGACATCAGCGCCCGCGTCGAGCAGGTACAGCAGGAGCGCGACAGCGCCCAGTTTGCCTACAGTTCGTCACGGCAGACGCTGGACTGGTCGGACAGCGGCGTGGCCGGCATCCGCCAGAGCGTGGACGAAATCCGGCAGATGGCCGGCAGCATCGAGGCGGCCAGCCACACGGTGCAGCAGCTGGGCGCGCGCTCGCTGCAGATCACCTCCATCGTGCAGACCATCAAGGACATCGCCGATCAGACCAACCTGCTGGCGCTGAACGCGGCGATCGAGGCGGCGCGCGCCGGCGAGACCGGACGCGGCTTCGCGGTGGTGGCCGACGAGGTGCGCAAGTTGGCGGAGCGCACCAGCGCGTCGACCACCGAAATTGCCGCCATGGTCGGCGACATCCAGCAACAGACTGGCAGCGCGGTGCAAAGCATGGCGCAGATCCTGCAACAGGCGCAGCACAGCGTGACGCTGACCCAGCGCGCCGGCAGCACCATCGCGCAGATCCGCGACGGCGCACACGCGGTGGTGGAAGCCATCGGCCGCTTTACCCATCTCAAGTCGTGA
- the ahpC gene encoding alkyl hydroperoxide reductase subunit C translates to MSIINSQIKPFASKAFHNGQFIDVTDETLLGKWSVVFFYPADFTFVCPTELGDLADLYPQFRDMGVEIYSVSTDTHFTHKAWHDTSDTIKKIQYPMLADPTHLISRNFGVLIEEAGLADRGTFVIDPEGKIQIVEISAGGVGRDASELLRKIKAAQYVAAHPGEVCPAKWKEGDATLAPSLDLVGKI, encoded by the coding sequence ATGTCCATCATCAACAGCCAGATCAAACCGTTTGCCAGCAAAGCCTTCCACAACGGCCAGTTCATCGACGTGACTGACGAGACCCTGCTGGGCAAGTGGTCCGTTGTCTTCTTCTACCCGGCCGACTTCACCTTCGTGTGCCCGACCGAGCTGGGCGACCTGGCTGACCTGTATCCGCAGTTCCGTGATATGGGCGTGGAAATCTACTCGGTGTCCACCGACACCCACTTCACCCACAAGGCGTGGCACGACACCTCCGACACCATCAAGAAGATCCAGTACCCGATGCTGGCCGACCCGACGCACCTGATCTCGCGCAACTTCGGCGTGCTGATCGAGGAAGCCGGCCTCGCCGACCGCGGAACCTTCGTGATCGATCCGGAAGGCAAAATCCAGATCGTGGAAATCAGCGCCGGCGGCGTGGGCCGCGATGCGTCCGAGCTGCTGCGCAAGATCAAGGCTGCCCAGTACGTGGCCGCGCACCCGGGTGAAGTGTGCCCGGCCAAGTGGAAAGAAGGCGATGCCACCTTGGCTCCGTCGCTGGACCTGGTAGGCAAAATTTAA
- a CDS encoding methyl-accepting chemotaxis protein translates to MSLKQRLLFFVAILLAIAIAVLSALAYQRMRSEIIHGVQQELDAAIAGNGEALGRWLAQRRDAIQATANRLGDVDASAPYPFLQQGKEAGGFDQTFAGYADKVMRYHTPDKLPADGYDPTARPWYQLASAQKGVAVTAPYAFVEKQKLGVTVASPILRGGAQIGVVGGDISLDGLTAVVKAIRLRGDGYAFLATRDGKIVSHPAADSTLKPVAEVMPGFDAALVSAAGNSPTLHEVEIDGRSHYAEVASIAGSDWVLGTVVAKDAMLAPLQQLLLTLVLAGLAVAVAGIVLANFAITRLLASLVRLRDALLDVASGHADLTHQLSVDKQDEIGQTAEAFNRFIGSLRQMFLEVREHSVSLNGGIDALNGITRQLASDSQQQADASSATAATIEQITVSINHIASNATSAEEVVVQTGQTSRQSAQAVGELAGGIERIAGQVGQLATTLGGLGQRSAQMDQIINVIKDIADQTNLLALNAAIEAARAGETGRGFAVVADEVRKLAERTAKATVEIGELIDATHHDVESALGNMEHTQQSVRHGVSASRQVAGQMAGIEDEVARVVLTIRDIADATREQSIATTDMARAAETANHMAIETDQAVQNATRTVDELHQLSNHLHDMVARFRI, encoded by the coding sequence ATGTCGTTAAAACAGCGACTCCTGTTTTTTGTCGCCATCCTGCTGGCGATTGCCATCGCGGTGCTATCCGCCCTCGCCTACCAGCGCATGCGCAGCGAGATCATCCACGGCGTGCAGCAGGAGCTGGACGCCGCCATCGCCGGCAACGGCGAGGCGCTCGGCCGCTGGCTGGCCCAGCGCCGCGACGCCATCCAGGCGACGGCCAACCGCCTCGGCGACGTCGATGCCAGTGCACCTTACCCGTTCCTGCAACAGGGCAAGGAAGCCGGCGGCTTCGACCAGACCTTTGCCGGCTACGCCGACAAGGTGATGCGCTACCACACGCCAGACAAACTGCCGGCCGACGGCTACGACCCGACCGCGCGGCCGTGGTACCAGCTGGCCAGCGCGCAAAAAGGCGTCGCCGTTACCGCGCCCTATGCCTTTGTAGAAAAACAGAAGCTGGGCGTGACCGTGGCCAGCCCGATCCTGCGCGGCGGCGCGCAGATTGGCGTGGTCGGCGGTGACATCTCGCTGGACGGGCTGACCGCGGTGGTGAAGGCGATCAGACTGCGCGGCGACGGCTACGCCTTCCTGGCCACGCGCGACGGCAAGATCGTCAGCCACCCGGCGGCCGACTCCACCCTCAAGCCGGTGGCCGAGGTGATGCCGGGCTTTGACGCCGCGCTGGTCAGCGCCGCCGGCAACAGCCCGACGCTGCATGAAGTAGAGATCGACGGCCGCAGCCACTACGCCGAAGTGGCCAGCATCGCCGGCAGCGACTGGGTGCTGGGCACGGTGGTGGCAAAAGACGCGATGCTGGCACCGCTGCAGCAGCTGCTGCTGACGCTGGTGCTGGCCGGGCTCGCGGTGGCGGTGGCCGGCATCGTGCTGGCCAACTTCGCCATCACCCGCCTGCTGGCCAGCCTGGTGCGGCTGCGCGATGCGCTGCTGGATGTCGCCAGCGGCCACGCCGACCTGACCCACCAGCTGAGCGTGGACAAGCAGGACGAAATCGGCCAGACCGCCGAGGCGTTCAACCGCTTCATCGGCAGCCTGCGGCAGATGTTCCTGGAGGTGCGCGAGCACTCGGTGTCGCTCAACGGCGGCATCGACGCGCTGAACGGCATCACCCGCCAGCTGGCCAGCGATTCGCAGCAGCAGGCCGACGCATCCAGCGCCACCGCCGCCACCATCGAACAGATCACCGTCAGCATCAACCACATCGCCAGCAATGCCACCTCGGCGGAAGAGGTGGTGGTGCAGACCGGACAGACCTCGCGCCAGTCGGCGCAGGCGGTGGGCGAGCTGGCCGGCGGGATCGAGCGCATCGCCGGCCAGGTCGGCCAGCTGGCCACCACCCTCGGCGGCCTGGGGCAGCGTTCGGCGCAGATGGACCAGATCATCAACGTGATCAAGGACATCGCCGACCAGACCAACCTCTTGGCGCTGAACGCGGCGATCGAGGCGGCGCGCGCCGGCGAGACCGGCCGCGGCTTTGCCGTGGTGGCCGACGAGGTGCGCAAGCTGGCCGAGCGCACCGCCAAGGCCACGGTGGAGATCGGCGAGCTGATCGACGCCACCCACCACGACGTGGAATCGGCGCTGGGCAATATGGAGCACACCCAGCAATCGGTACGGCACGGGGTCAGCGCCTCGCGCCAGGTTGCCGGGCAGATGGCCGGCATCGAGGACGAGGTGGCGCGCGTGGTGCTGACCATCCGCGACATCGCCGACGCCACCCGCGAGCAGTCAATCGCCACCACCGACATGGCGCGCGCGGCGGAAACGGCCAACCACATGGCGATCGAAACCGACCAGGCGGTGCAGAACGCCACCCGCACCGTGGACGAGCTGCACCAGCTGTCCAACCACCTGCATGACATGGTGGCGCGCTTCCGCATCTGA
- a CDS encoding MBL fold metallo-hydrolase RNA specificity domain-containing protein, with product MHLTFLGAAGTVTGSKYLLECSGRKILLDCGLFQGYKQLRLRNWAGLPFAPADLDAVVLSHAHLDHSGYLPALVRDGFRGPVYATEASCELAAILLPDSGYLLEEEAEYANRRGYSKHHPALPLYTEADAERALAYLRPLPFNQRREIFPDIQLLLRPAGHILGAATVTIEAEGSTLVCSGDLGRQHDPIMQPPQPIQNADYLLVESTYGDRTHPAESVKDILAEVINRTVGRHGITVIPSFAVARAQLLMYYIYKLKQSGRIPQQLPVYINSPMASDVTALYQQFRHLHKLSESECEGMCRVAHIVRSVDESKRLNQTKEPSIIIAASGMATGGRVLHHLKAFAPNPRNTLLFSGFQAGGTRGALIVAGADSVRIHGQDVPINAEVVALEHLSAHADGNEIMQWLTGFSSAPRQVFVIHGEPAAADALRRRISLELNWHATVPEHQQRVAL from the coding sequence ATGCACCTCACCTTTCTCGGCGCCGCCGGCACCGTCACCGGCAGCAAGTACCTGCTGGAATGCAGCGGCCGCAAGATCCTGCTCGATTGCGGCCTGTTCCAGGGCTACAAGCAGCTGCGGCTGCGCAACTGGGCCGGGCTGCCGTTCGCCCCGGCCGATCTCGACGCGGTGGTGCTCAGCCACGCCCACCTCGACCACAGCGGCTACCTGCCGGCACTGGTGCGCGACGGCTTTCGCGGCCCGGTGTACGCCACCGAAGCCAGCTGCGAGCTGGCGGCGATCCTGCTGCCCGACAGCGGCTACCTGCTGGAAGAGGAAGCCGAATACGCCAACCGCCGCGGCTACTCCAAGCACCATCCGGCGCTGCCGCTGTACACCGAGGCCGACGCCGAACGCGCGCTGGCCTACCTGCGACCGCTGCCGTTCAACCAGCGCCGCGAGATCTTCCCCGACATCCAGCTGCTGCTGCGCCCGGCCGGCCACATCCTCGGCGCCGCCACCGTCACCATCGAGGCCGAAGGCAGCACCCTGGTCTGCTCCGGCGACCTCGGCCGCCAGCACGACCCGATCATGCAGCCGCCGCAGCCGATCCAGAATGCCGACTACCTGCTGGTGGAATCCACCTACGGCGACCGCACTCACCCCGCTGAGTCGGTGAAAGACATCCTCGCCGAGGTCATCAACCGCACCGTCGGCCGCCACGGCATCACCGTGATCCCGTCCTTTGCCGTCGCCCGCGCCCAGCTGCTGATGTACTACATCTATAAGCTGAAACAGAGCGGCCGCATCCCGCAACAGCTGCCGGTGTACATCAACAGCCCGATGGCCAGCGACGTCACCGCGCTGTACCAGCAGTTCCGCCACCTGCACAAGCTGTCGGAGAGCGAGTGCGAGGGCATGTGCCGCGTCGCCCACATCGTGCGCTCGGTCGACGAATCCAAGCGCCTGAACCAGACCAAAGAGCCATCGATCATCATCGCCGCCAGCGGCATGGCCACCGGCGGGCGGGTGCTGCACCACCTGAAGGCGTTCGCGCCCAATCCGCGCAACACGCTGCTGTTTTCCGGCTTCCAGGCCGGCGGCACCCGTGGCGCGCTGATCGTGGCCGGTGCCGACTCGGTACGCATCCACGGCCAGGACGTGCCGATCAATGCCGAAGTGGTGGCGCTGGAACACCTGTCCGCCCACGCCGACGGCAACGAGATCATGCAGTGGCTGACGGGCTTCAGCAGCGCGCCGCGACAGGTATTCGTGATCCACGGCGAGCCGGCGGCCGCCGACGCACTGCGTCGCCGCATCAGCCTGGAGCTGAACTGGCACGCGACGGTGCCGGAACACCAGCAGCGCGTCGCGCTGTAG
- a CDS encoding lipocalin family protein: MKKTLVAALLCLATLPACASPQPAGIAGDGHLQTIAALDVPRYMGTWYEIARFPNWFQQKCVANASARYRLQADGTVAVDNRCQQANGDISSASGSARQIGGASSPRLQVRFAPAWLSWLPWVWGDYWVIDLDKDYQLVAVSEPKRDYLWVLARNRSVAPAAYAALLARLRQQGFDTGKLQRTPQLD; encoded by the coding sequence ATGAAAAAGACCCTTGTTGCCGCCCTGCTATGCCTTGCCACCCTGCCGGCCTGCGCCAGCCCGCAGCCGGCGGGCATTGCCGGCGACGGCCACCTGCAAACCATTGCCGCGCTGGATGTGCCGCGCTACATGGGCACCTGGTACGAGATCGCCCGCTTTCCCAACTGGTTTCAGCAAAAGTGCGTTGCCAATGCCAGCGCCCGTTACCGGCTGCAGGCGGACGGCACGGTGGCGGTGGACAATCGCTGCCAGCAGGCCAATGGCGACATCAGCAGCGCCAGCGGCAGCGCGCGGCAAATCGGCGGCGCCAGCTCGCCAAGGCTGCAGGTGCGCTTCGCGCCGGCCTGGCTGTCATGGTTGCCGTGGGTGTGGGGGGATTACTGGGTGATCGATCTGGACAAGGACTACCAGCTGGTCGCCGTCAGCGAGCCGAAGCGCGACTACCTGTGGGTGCTGGCGCGCAATCGCAGCGTGGCGCCGGCCGCCTACGCCGCGCTGCTGGCCCGGCTGCGGCAGCAGGGGTTTGATACCGGCAAGCTGCAGCGCACGCCGCAGCTCGACTGA
- the ahpF gene encoding alkyl hydroperoxide reductase subunit F, whose amino-acid sequence MLDNNIKTQLQAYLTNLQHPIELVASLGGGAKDEEVRGLLADIASLSDKVSVRFDGNDARQPSFSVGRTGDAAPRVQFAGVPMGHEFTSLVLALLQVGGHPSKAGQELIQQVKDLRGEYTFETYISLSCQNCPDVVQALNLMAVLNPGIRHTMIDGALFQDEVAARQIMSVPTVYLNGEVFGQGRMGLEEIVARLDTGAAAREAEKIAAKDAFDVLVVGGGPAGAAAAIYTARKGIRTGVVAERFGGQVLDTMGIENFISVKETEGPKLAMALEQHVKEYDVDVMNLQRASKLVAASESASGLTEIQLESGATLKAKTVIIATGARWREMNVPGEKEYRNKGVAYCPHCDGPLFKGKRVAVVGGGNSGVEAAIDLAGIVSHVTLLEFGDAMRADAVLQNKLKSLPNVTIVLQAQTTAVTGDGSKVNGLDYIDRASGEARHIALEGIFVQIGLLPNTDWLRGSVELSSRGEILVGRHQDTTVPGVFAAGDVTDVPYKQIIIAMGEGAKAALGAFDHLIRSDVSAS is encoded by the coding sequence ATGCTGGACAACAATATCAAGACCCAACTGCAAGCTTACCTGACCAACCTGCAGCACCCGATCGAGCTGGTCGCCAGCCTGGGCGGCGGGGCCAAGGACGAGGAAGTACGTGGCCTGCTGGCCGACATCGCCAGCCTGTCCGACAAGGTCAGCGTCCGCTTCGACGGCAACGATGCGCGCCAGCCTTCGTTCAGCGTTGGCCGCACGGGCGACGCCGCGCCGCGTGTGCAGTTTGCCGGTGTGCCGATGGGCCACGAGTTCACCTCGCTGGTGCTGGCGCTGCTGCAGGTGGGCGGTCATCCGTCCAAGGCCGGGCAGGAGCTGATCCAGCAGGTGAAAGATCTGCGCGGCGAATACACCTTCGAAACCTATATCTCGCTGTCGTGCCAGAACTGCCCGGACGTGGTGCAGGCGCTGAACCTGATGGCGGTGCTCAATCCGGGCATCCGCCACACCATGATCGACGGCGCGCTGTTCCAGGACGAGGTGGCCGCCCGCCAGATCATGTCGGTGCCCACCGTGTACCTGAACGGTGAAGTGTTCGGCCAGGGCCGCATGGGGCTGGAAGAAATCGTCGCCCGGCTGGATACCGGCGCGGCGGCACGCGAGGCGGAAAAAATCGCCGCCAAGGACGCATTTGATGTACTGGTGGTCGGCGGTGGGCCGGCCGGTGCCGCCGCAGCCATCTACACGGCGCGCAAGGGCATCCGCACCGGCGTGGTGGCGGAGCGTTTCGGCGGCCAGGTGCTGGACACCATGGGCATCGAAAACTTCATCTCGGTGAAGGAGACCGAAGGCCCGAAACTGGCGATGGCGCTGGAGCAGCACGTCAAGGAATACGACGTGGACGTGATGAACCTGCAGCGCGCCAGCAAGCTGGTGGCCGCCAGCGAAAGTGCCAGCGGCCTGACCGAAATCCAGCTGGAAAGCGGCGCCACGCTGAAGGCCAAGACCGTGATCATCGCTACCGGTGCCCGCTGGCGTGAAATGAACGTGCCGGGCGAAAAGGAATACCGCAACAAGGGCGTGGCCTACTGCCCGCATTGCGACGGCCCGCTGTTCAAGGGCAAGCGTGTGGCGGTGGTGGGTGGCGGCAACTCCGGCGTGGAAGCGGCCATCGACCTGGCCGGCATCGTGTCGCACGTCACCCTGCTGGAGTTCGGCGATGCCATGCGTGCCGACGCGGTGCTGCAGAACAAGCTGAAGAGCCTGCCCAACGTGACCATCGTCCTGCAGGCGCAGACCACCGCGGTGACGGGCGATGGCAGCAAGGTGAACGGCCTTGACTATATTGACCGTGCCAGCGGCGAAGCACGCCACATCGCGCTGGAAGGTATTTTCGTGCAGATCGGCCTGCTGCCGAACACCGACTGGCTGCGCGGCAGCGTCGAGCTGTCCAGCCGCGGCGAGATTCTGGTGGGCCGCCACCAGGACACCACCGTGCCCGGCGTGTTCGCCGCCGGGGATGTGACCGACGTGCCGTACAAGCAGATCATCATCGCCATGGGCGAGGGCGCCAAGGCCGCGCTCGGCGCCTTCGACCACCTGATCCGCAGCGACGTGTCCGCCAGCTGA